The sequence AGGAATTCCAAATTCTTCTATAGCATACAGAACACCTAGATGATACCAGGGAGAATGATCTCCACCTCCTAAATACAATACATTCTTGACCGTTTTAGGCAACGCCGGAGTCACCACTGCAGAAGAATCATTCACAATGGAGGCAGACGAAACAGAATCAGACGAAACCGGGCCCGCCAAAGCCGAATCCGTCGCAACGGAATCCATGACCGCGGAACCACGGGAAACAGAATCTACGGAAGAGGAATCCGTAAGAGCCATTTCCTGTGTTTCATCAAAAGGTAGCACGCCTTCCTGAGCGAAAGCTTCCGCTCCACCCCAAAAGGACAACGACAAAAAGGCGGCAATAAATGCCGCCCCGTTTAAAGAGCAGAATGCGTTAAGCCATGCGCGCAGGGTTAGCCGCATACTTAGCAGCCTCCTCTTGCGTTACATAACCGGCTTTTACTAATTCCACAAGGCAGTCATCCATCAACAACATGCCGTCGGCGGCAGAGGCCGCAATAATCGAGGGCAGGGTATAATGTTCGCCATTACGGATTCTTGATGCCACGTTCTGAGTACCGTAAAGAATTTCCCATGCAGGAACAGCACCATTACCTTCTGCGGCAGGAACAAGACGTTGCACGACAACGGCCTTGAGAACCGAAGCCAACATGTTACGAGCCAACCCGCGATTTTCCGGAGTTTCCGAAGAAAGCAGAGCCTCCAGCACGCCAACCGTATTGCCCGCAGAAACATTAAGGACAACCAGGGCGCCGGCTTCCGCAGCTTTCAGAATAGGAATCAAGGACATGCCTTCAAAATCCCCAAGCCAAATCAAATCAGTGCCGCTACGAAGTGCCTGGGCAATCTTGCTCTGGACATCACCTCGGGAGTCTTCAAGCACAAGGCTGTCGCCTCTTTTTACCTTCAGCTCTTCCTTGGGATTCAAAAGGCTAACACGCAAAATTTTGGATTGGCACAAGGCAGACACATAAGCGGTAGCTGTAGTTGTCTTGCCGCTACAGGCGGGACCGCCAAACACAACAAGACCGCCACTCAAGCTGAGAAGGCTAGACAGCATTTCAGGAACGCCAAGGGCAGAAAAATCCGGGCAATCCTCAAGAACGGGGCGGAACACCGCCGTATTCCCGAGAGCGGCACGGCAGTAGCGAACTCTCCAGCGGGAATTGCACCAGGGGCCACCAAGAATCATTCCGGACTCTCCGTCCATAGATCCCAAAAATTTTCTAAGCGTTCCAAATTCCGTTGCCGGAGCATCGGGAATGGCACAAACCTTGCCAGCCAGGCGAACCGCAGCAGGAGCACCTTCGGTAACAATCACTTCACTAGCTCCGACCTGCAGAGCGTAATCCAACAGAGAATCAATTTCTGTAGCCATCACAAACCTCCATTAATTTGTCGGACGATAAGAAGCGAAACGACGACTATCGCAAGCACGTTTCCAAGCTTCTGCACCTTCAATGTAACCAGATTCAACGCACTTCTGCAAGGAATCATCCAAGGTAATACCCTGATCCTTCTGGCTCGAGATTGCCGCAGCCACCTGAGACACATCACCACGGCGTAACAAGTTGGCCATGGGAGAAGTCATCTTCATCGCTTCTGCAGCCAGGATCAAGCCCTGATTCTGGACGATGGGAATCAAGTGCTGAACGATAACACCCTTAAGCTGGTCAGCCAGAGTATTGGCAAAAGCAGTACGGTTGCTTTCGGGAACAGAAGACAGTAATCGAGAAAGCAGGGCGTGTACATTATTGCCATCCGTTACGGCAAACACCAGAGCGCCAGAATTAGAGGCACGCAACAGCAAGTCCAGTTCCTCGGCTGTTTCCAGGTGATCAAATAAAATTACATCGGCACCGCTGGCCATGGCGAGTTCAACGCCTTCAATACCAGAACGCACATGGAGTCCCACTTCACGTTGAGCGATGGCACCACGAGGATTCTCCAGGAGACGTTCAATGGGCTTTTCAATCGTCTGGATGTATACATCACGGTTTGCGGCAATAGTCGACGCAAAAGTCGTCATGGTCGTGGAACGACCACTTGCTGCAGGGCCCGCAATCAAGACAAGACCGCTTGTCAAATCCGCAAACTGGTTACAGAATGCCGGCAGATACAAATTCTCAAGGCTTGCAACTTCCGAGGGAATCACGCGAATGGAAATGCTAGGCGTGGTTCCGTTCCAGGTAACCGTAATGCGGGCTCGACCAGCACCCGCAAGACCAATAGTCTTGCTGAAGTTCTTGCCGACAATAATCTTGTAACCGTCAGAGAAACCCACAACAGCTTCATTCAGGCGGTCGTTGATGCGATCCAGATCCAGAACAGCTTCCGACGCAACGAACAGCCCACCGGATTGACGCATCACAACGGGACGGTTTGCAAACAGGTAAATATCCGTCGCATTAAACTTTCGGGCGAACGCAATCAGCTGAGACAAATTCGTCATTGGACGGATGGTCTCGGGAGCTTCAACTGCCTTACCCTCTCCAGTAGCCACGGCAAAACGAGCCGGCAACTTGCCATCATCCTCATCTTCGGCATTTTCATCATATTCTGTCTGAACCTGCACCGTGCTGATACTAGTAGCCTCAAGCCCCGTCACAGTCTCCACTTCCATATTGGTCGTAGAAGTCGTTTCTCCGTAAGGATTATTGCCTTCAATCTGAAGACCACCGGCATCATCCGAGGCAGAAGCTGAAGATTCACCAGGCTTCGAAGCCATAGTCCGCATAGACGGTGCGGAAACCTTCGCCGAGGTTGAAGATGCGGGAGCTTCCGCAGCAGGCGCAGCAGCATTTTCGGCAGCAGCCTTGGCTTCCAAATTCTTGACGAAGGCCAAAAGTTTGATGTACACAGGAGGCTGTAATACCCCGGCATCAACCAATACCTGGCCAATATCCTTCTTGTCTGTAATTTCGCCCCAATGGGCCTGAATCTGAGCCTCGGACACCACCTTATTGTGAACGAGGACCTTTGCCATATACTGATTTCTCATAGGAAATCCCTCCGGCTAAACCACCAGCTAGCGATGGCCAAGAAAACACCCACATAGCCAACGGCGTACACAGAATTCCAGAATACATACATATCCGGAAGAGCCACGCCATGAACCACGTAACTTGTAACATTATAACGATAAAGGCCCGGGAAAACCGCGTGAATGACAACGGCAGCCTTTTCGAAAACTGCAGTAGAAGCCCCACTCATCTCGCCCATACGGCTAGCAAAGCGGACCTGTTCCAAAAGCTGATTGCTCAAGTGTCCCGCAAAATAGACACCCAGGGTAAACAGGGCGCTAAGCACAGTGCTGCTAAAGCTGCTGAACAACAAGGCCACCGCAATGACCACAGCCATCTCGCAGAAAATCAGGTAGATCGCAGTAAGCAGACTCAAAGTCGGCTCAGACCCGGTAGCCAGAAGCATCAGATAATAAATGCAAGTCAGGAGAGCCAGATGCACAGCCACCACAGCCAGCAGCCCAAAGTACTTGCCAACAATAAAGGAAGCTCGACTAATGGGCTTAGACAACAAGGTCAACACCGTACGTCCCTTGATTTCCTTCTGCACCAGGCTGATACCCACAAAAATGGAAATCAGGAGACCAGAAAGGCTCATAACAGAAAGGGTTGTAGACTTGATCACGTAAGAGCGGTCAAAAACAGACCATTCACCAAGCACAATGCTGAACAAAGTGAGCGCGATAGCCAAGAAACCGATATTATAAAGAATCTTGTCGCGAATGGATTCGCGGAAGGTATTGAGGGCAATAACGCCAATATGCTTAAACGTCTGCACGGGCAATCTCCTCTGTCAAAATATCTTCAAGACTGGGGCGCTTGTGTTCCATGCGTTCCACAGCGATTCCCTTTTCTAGGCAGTAGCGCAAGAGGCGATCACGAGCGGCCTCATCAGCACAAATGCATTCCTGAGGATGACCTGCAGGGGTTACGCCCTCGGGCAACTCCGACTGGAGGATACCCTGACGGGTACGAACGTGGTATTCAACGCCGCAAGATTCCGTAATCTCGTCTACGGTACCTTCACGAACAATCTTACCATCTACAATCATGGCCACACGATGGCTGATACTTTCCACATCGCTGAGCAAGTGGCTGGAGTAGAAAATCGTTACCCCATCCTGGTTCAGCTGCTGGATTGCACCACGAACGTCACGACGGCCCATAGGATCGAGGCCGCTCATAGGTTCGTCCAGAATCAAAAGTTTGGGCTTACCGAGAATAGCCTGGGCAATTCCTACGCGCTGCATCATACCCTTTGAATATGAACGGAGGCGGCGGTCAATCCAGTCCTTGTCGGCATGCAAAAGTTCCAAGGCCCACTGAATACGCTTATCCAGTTCAACCCCATCCAGACCAACAAGCTTGCCATAGAACTTCAGAAGTTCTCGTCCAGTCAAGTAATCATAAAAATACGGCTGTTCAGGAGAATAGCCCAAAAAGGTACGACTCTTTACATCGCGGGGGCTAATACCGTTCACCAGCACCGTTCCGGAATCAAAATTCAAAAGACCGGTCAGCACCTTGATGGTGGTAGACTTTCCGGCACCGTTAGGGCCAATAAAACCATAAATTTGACCCGGTTCCACAGAAAAGCTCACGTCCTTAAGGGCGAGCTTCGGTTTCATCAAGAAACCACTGCGGTAGGTCTTGTGCAAATTCTCAATTTTTATCATAAAAATCTCAATCTAGTCTCGGGGACCAAAAGCCTTTTCTTCGGCCTCTTCAATCATGCGGCGACGTCGCTCCGCCTTTTCCTTCTTATTGATGACGAAATAAATGGCAGCACCAACAAGATATACCACAACGCCAGAATAGAAAATAGGATTGATCGACTGACCTTCAAGGCCAGGAAACAAATTCAAAATTACACTATGCCCAAACAGGCTTAGCAGTACAAACACGATGCCAAGTCCACGAAGTACATAGGTCGCAATCACAATTTTTCGCATTTTAACCTCAATAACACCGCAATTTGCTTGCGGCTCTTTTCTTCCTTGAAAAATACACTTTTAAAAAAAGGATTGCAAACGAGAACATCCCTGAAATATGGGGAAATCGGGCAAAAAACTGCAAACTGGATAAAAATCCCCGGTCTGCCGCGAGACCGGGGATTAAGGGTTTCGATTGGAGGAGAACAAAGAACCTGTTTTCTAGATCCGTCACACGACGCTATAGAGAATAATGGCAAGTACCTGGCCACTCAAAATACGGAGCAGCATTGTTAACGGATACACAGAAGCATAGCCCACATTTACAGCTTCACTTCCAGAAAGGCCATTGGCAAAGGCAAGTGCCGGAGGATCGGTCATGGAACCAGCGATGGCACCGCACAGGCTCAGGTAATTTACCTTGAAAACCAGCTTGCCCACAATACCCGCAACCATCAAGGGGATAAAGGTTATAAGTGCGGCAAGTCCCATGTAGTAAAAACCATCTCCCTTCAGTAACACGTCAAAGAACTTGATACCGGCATTGAGACCGACGCAAGTCAAGAACAAAGTAATACCAAGTTCTCGAAGCATCAAGTTTGCGCTTGCCGCCATAAAGAAATTCAGAGGGCCAATCTTACGAACTCGGGAAAGGATGATGGCAATAACCAGCGGGCCACCAGCAAGACCAAGTTTCAGCGGGGTCGGCATTCCAGGAATGGTCAGGGGAATAGATCCAACGATAATTCCCAGGAAAATTCCAACGAAGGCGGGAATAATTTCGGGATGTTCAAGAGCCTTCAGGGAATCACCCAGGAGCTTTGCTGCAGCATCTATACTTTCGCGAGGACCGACAACAAGAATCTTATCGGCAAATTTCAGACGGAGATCCAGACGACCCGTAAACTTGAATTCACCACGCACGACACGGCTTGCAGTCACACCGAAACGTTCAAGAGCCAGTTCGCCCAAAGATTTGCCCAGGACTTTCTTATTGGTCACAAGGATGCTTCGAGTTTCAAACTTGGAATCGTTTTCGGTAATCGGCTTCGACAGGCGGGTACCGATAATCTTTTCCATTTCGGCAACTGCTTCAGGGAAGCCCACAATGTGGAGGCAGTCGCCCTGCTGCAATTCCACCTTACCGTCGGGCATAGAAACATTGCCGTCGCGAAGGAGACGGGTAATAACAACGCCACTGGAGCGGATTCCCGGAATTTCCTTAATCTTGGAACCCAACAGATTCTTGTTATCCAGAGAAAGGCTGCAAGAAACGATATCCTTGCGGGTCGCTGCGATTTCAGAAGCATAATCATCTGCAGACTTTTGCGGATCCTGTCTGAAGAAGATTCGAATAAGAATCATGACCAGAATGATTCCGAGAACGCCAAACGGATATGCAACAGCGTACCCAATGCCCGTCAGGGATGTGTCTGCCCCGGCCGCGACAAAGGCTGAATTTGCGGCTCCTAGGGAAGGCGTATTTGTGACTGCGCCACAAAGCATTCCAATGAGCACGGGTACGTTGTTATGCATATCCGTAAAGAAGTAAAGGCAGAGGGTGACAATCACACCCATAAGCACAACGCTTACCGCCAAAATGTTAAGTACAAGGCCGTGGCGGC is a genomic window of Fibrobacter sp. UWH6 containing:
- a CDS encoding ATPase, T2SS/T4P/T4SS family, whose translation is MATEIDSLLDYALQVGASEVIVTEGAPAAVRLAGKVCAIPDAPATEFGTLRKFLGSMDGESGMILGGPWCNSRWRVRYCRAALGNTAVFRPVLEDCPDFSALGVPEMLSSLLSLSGGLVVFGGPACSGKTTTATAYVSALCQSKILRVSLLNPKEELKVKRGDSLVLEDSRGDVQSKIAQALRSGTDLIWLGDFEGMSLIPILKAAEAGALVVLNVSAGNTVGVLEALLSSETPENRGLARNMLASVLKAVVVQRLVPAAEGNGAVPAWEILYGTQNVASRIRNGEHYTLPSIIAASAADGMLLMDDCLVELVKAGYVTQEEAAKYAANPARMA
- a CDS encoding type IV pilus twitching motility protein PilT, which codes for MRNQYMAKVLVHNKVVSEAQIQAHWGEITDKKDIGQVLVDAGVLQPPVYIKLLAFVKNLEAKAAAENAAAPAAEAPASSTSAKVSAPSMRTMASKPGESSASASDDAGGLQIEGNNPYGETTSTTNMEVETVTGLEATSISTVQVQTEYDENAEDEDDGKLPARFAVATGEGKAVEAPETIRPMTNLSQLIAFARKFNATDIYLFANRPVVMRQSGGLFVASEAVLDLDRINDRLNEAVVGFSDGYKIIVGKNFSKTIGLAGAGRARITVTWNGTTPSISIRVIPSEVASLENLYLPAFCNQFADLTSGLVLIAGPAASGRSTTMTTFASTIAANRDVYIQTIEKPIERLLENPRGAIAQREVGLHVRSGIEGVELAMASGADVILFDHLETAEELDLLLRASNSGALVFAVTDGNNVHALLSRLLSSVPESNRTAFANTLADQLKGVIVQHLIPIVQNQGLILAAEAMKMTSPMANLLRRGDVSQVAAAISSQKDQGITLDDSLQKCVESGYIEGAEAWKRACDSRRFASYRPTN
- a CDS encoding ABC transporter permease is translated as MQTFKHIGVIALNTFRESIRDKILYNIGFLAIALTLFSIVLGEWSVFDRSYVIKSTTLSVMSLSGLLISIFVGISLVQKEIKGRTVLTLLSKPISRASFIVGKYFGLLAVVAVHLALLTCIYYLMLLATGSEPTLSLLTAIYLIFCEMAVVIAVALLFSSFSSTVLSALFTLGVYFAGHLSNQLLEQVRFASRMGEMSGASTAVFEKAAVVIHAVFPGLYRYNVTSYVVHGVALPDMYVFWNSVYAVGYVGVFLAIASWWFSRRDFL
- a CDS encoding ABC transporter ATP-binding protein codes for the protein MIKIENLHKTYRSGFLMKPKLALKDVSFSVEPGQIYGFIGPNGAGKSTTIKVLTGLLNFDSGTVLVNGISPRDVKSRTFLGYSPEQPYFYDYLTGRELLKFYGKLVGLDGVELDKRIQWALELLHADKDWIDRRLRSYSKGMMQRVGIAQAILGKPKLLILDEPMSGLDPMGRRDVRGAIQQLNQDGVTIFYSSHLLSDVESISHRVAMIVDGKIVREGTVDEITESCGVEYHVRTRQGILQSELPEGVTPAGHPQECICADEAARDRLLRYCLEKGIAVERMEHKRPSLEDILTEEIARADV
- a CDS encoding putative transporter; the encoded protein is MEWLINLFIGTSVAQQVVVLSFTAAVGLMIGKIKVKGVSLGGAGALFVGILMGHVGLRIEPNVLHFMQEFGLILFVYTIGMQVGPGFIDSIRRHGLVLNILAVSVVLMGVIVTLCLYFFTDMHNNVPVLIGMLCGAVTNTPSLGAANSAFVAAGADTSLTGIGYAVAYPFGVLGIILVMILIRIFFRQDPQKSADDYASEIAATRKDIVSCSLSLDNKNLLGSKIKEIPGIRSSGVVITRLLRDGNVSMPDGKVELQQGDCLHIVGFPEAVAEMEKIIGTRLSKPITENDSKFETRSILVTNKKVLGKSLGELALERFGVTASRVVRGEFKFTGRLDLRLKFADKILVVGPRESIDAAAKLLGDSLKALEHPEIIPAFVGIFLGIIVGSIPLTIPGMPTPLKLGLAGGPLVIAIILSRVRKIGPLNFFMAASANLMLRELGITLFLTCVGLNAGIKFFDVLLKGDGFYYMGLAALITFIPLMVAGIVGKLVFKVNYLSLCGAIAGSMTDPPALAFANGLSGSEAVNVGYASVYPLTMLLRILSGQVLAIILYSVV